The Deferribacterota bacterium DNA window CCAGGTGGCCTAGGTGAATTTGTTTCAACACCTAGTGATTGGGTCTTTAAATTGCCTGACAATATATCATTTAGGGATGTAATGATGTATGGAACAGCTGGACTTACTGCTGGCCTGTCAATTAAAAGAATTATTGATGAAGGTGTTAATCCTAGTGATGACAAAGATGTTGTTGTATCAGGGGCTTCAGGTGGTGTTGGTTCTATTTCGGTCTGCTTACTTTCTAAAATAGGTTTTAATGTAACTGCTGTCACAAATAAACCTGATTTTAAAGATATCCTTCTAAAGGTTGGTGCAAAAAACGTTATTCCACGTAGCGAAGTAGATGATAAAAAAAATAAACCTCTACTATCTTCAAAATGGGATGCAGCTATTGATACAGTTGGGGGGAATATACTATCAACAATATTGAAATCTATCAAACGATATGGTTGTGTATCTGCTTGTGGCAATGCTGCTTCCTATGAATTAAATACTACAGTTTTCCCTTTTATTTTAAGGGGTATAACCTTATGTGGTATTGATTCGGCTGAATGCCCAAGAGAAATAAGACAAAAAGTGTGGGATAGATTATTTAATGAGTGGAATGCTCTCGATACGCTTAATCTAATTAACAAAGAAATAACACTAGAAGAGGTAGACACATACTTAAAGGCAATGCTAAGTGGCAAAAATAAGGGTCACATTATCGTAAAACATAGACAATAATAACTATTTTTAAATAATTATTATTAGTTATATAGATTGATATTTACTGTAAATGGATCTCCATAGGTCTTATCATAGTAATTTGATGAGCTATTACCGTCACTAATATATGTATGAATATAGTAGGTTGGTGTTACTGTATACTCACAAGAAGTCCCATGTAGATTTTCAAACTCATTAGACAGGGGCTCAAATTCATCTTCACTTCCTTCAACCCATGTCCCCATACCTGCTACTGGAAAATCTATGTTTTTCTCATCAATTGTACTTGTTCTCTCAGGTACTATGTTATTTGACCACTCTAAGAGTTCAAATATATCCTCAATACCCTCTAATCTTGCATTGTTAACTGGAGTAGAATATGTAGTAAAATCTGAAGGACATCTTTCATCTGAATAGGGATTTAATTCATAATCAAGCTCAATATATACAAGCTCAATATAGGAGTTTTTCAACTGATTATATCCTTCAGGGTCATCTGGAAGGTTTAAAAATGTTCTCAATAAAATTGCTGGATATGTTGTAAGCATATCAACAAAAGTTACCCCTTCCTCCAATTGTTGCCTTATAAAATCAGAATAGGTTGGCCCCGTTTCATTATCAGGATATATTAGATCTTCTAATGTTGAAGCCAATTCATCCTCTATTCTATCCAATGTTGATCCACCACCAGCAAATACCCAGCTCATATTAACTGTAGCTACTGCATCATGAAAGCCTGTATCATCCCTATAAATCTCTATATAGTCAGGATAGGGTCCAATCGGTGGATTAACTTGGGATGTTACTTT harbors:
- a CDS encoding YhdH/YhfP family quinone oxidoreductase, which produces MEESKTYKAYEVRELDDKTYKGNIAEKKLRELPFRGVLIRVYYTSLNYKDALSSIGNKGVTKQYPFTPGVDAAGVVAKSEDPNFKEGDRVFVTGFDLGMNTPGGLGEFVSTPSDWVFKLPDNISFRDVMMYGTAGLTAGLSIKRIIDEGVNPSDDKDVVVSGASGGVGSISVCLLSKIGFNVTAVTNKPDFKDILLKVGAKNVIPRSEVDDKKNKPLLSSKWDAAIDTVGGNILSTILKSIKRYGCVSACGNAASYELNTTVFPFILRGITLCGIDSAECPREIRQKVWDRLFNEWNALDTLNLINKEITLEEVDTYLKAMLSGKNKGHIIVKHRQ